In the Rhizobium sp. CB3090 genome, one interval contains:
- a CDS encoding caspase family protein: MMRGVIGLLFALSLGASGTVLAQDALPKPYYETAIEDAATAMTIADNNGQPEIYYSESHALVVGEVNYTEGWDSLTLIPPEIKKLTKGLEHQHFKVEVHFDLKSADLISVIDQFMRKYGTIHNSRLIVYLSGHGYTRQMIRYKVGYFVPVDAKDPQNAEETEVAQRAIPLSMFASWAEMPDPRHVLFIFDSCFSGSFFGFEGNPSDAQFSEPFSAKAKEQTDVFPMDAQGNWIYKPSDKEGIDLPFFALVHSGKPARIFLAAGTGTDVAPTSSVMTDLLSDILLGRNTEFTDFSRWTTFGEIGPYLESQTPPRISRKLGPDKVAFPVFRYLPDDIYYQEGSMVFFRDDTALQSLVEDDRFVEAWKQVEASTFDVTAVGLQKDKATYADVLLNYKTSLNSRQLSELSADMTTTSVRNLPGDPSQWSSVFARHVTPLGNDANSQVKQADAILAIAGKDNDPGAQSVREATTQFKAKIDAYQQYSDLTLKPTDQPETSVTVDPDALDRYRNLTDLLLSEDAPTRHQSRLDLRQALLSEQESTRGRIVTLLSHQLSRKTYRYQLGLGVALAGQSLTMPAEDAAISAKEFDLALSAANKIPYSKGKELVENLSGAKITVCKSAPAGEKACK, translated from the coding sequence ATGATGCGTGGGGTGATCGGTCTCCTCTTTGCGTTAAGCCTTGGCGCCTCCGGAACGGTGCTGGCGCAAGATGCGCTGCCGAAGCCATATTACGAAACTGCGATTGAAGACGCCGCTACGGCTATGACGATTGCTGATAACAATGGTCAGCCTGAAATCTATTACTCCGAAAGCCACGCTCTCGTTGTCGGAGAAGTCAACTATACAGAGGGATGGGACAGCTTAACCTTGATCCCGCCAGAAATTAAGAAGCTGACTAAGGGACTTGAACATCAGCATTTCAAGGTGGAGGTCCACTTTGATTTGAAATCGGCTGATCTGATCAGCGTCATCGATCAGTTCATGCGAAAGTACGGGACAATTCACAACTCAAGGCTGATCGTGTACCTCAGTGGGCATGGCTACACACGACAGATGATCAGATACAAAGTTGGATATTTCGTTCCCGTTGACGCAAAGGATCCGCAGAATGCCGAGGAAACGGAGGTGGCACAGCGTGCGATTCCGCTTTCGATGTTTGCCAGTTGGGCCGAGATGCCGGATCCCCGGCACGTACTTTTCATTTTTGACTCGTGCTTTTCCGGTTCGTTCTTCGGATTCGAAGGGAACCCATCCGACGCTCAGTTTTCTGAACCCTTCTCCGCGAAGGCAAAAGAACAGACCGATGTATTCCCGATGGACGCGCAGGGCAACTGGATCTACAAGCCGAGCGACAAGGAAGGTATTGATTTGCCATTCTTCGCCTTGGTGCATTCGGGCAAGCCCGCGCGTATTTTCCTCGCCGCAGGAACAGGCACCGACGTCGCTCCGACGTCCTCCGTGATGACAGATCTGCTGTCGGACATCCTGCTCGGTCGAAATACCGAATTTACCGACTTCTCACGCTGGACGACTTTCGGGGAAATCGGTCCCTACCTTGAGAGTCAGACACCGCCACGAATCTCGAGAAAGCTAGGCCCTGACAAAGTTGCCTTCCCAGTGTTCAGATATCTTCCCGATGATATCTACTATCAAGAAGGGAGCATGGTTTTCTTTCGCGACGACACGGCCTTACAGTCGCTGGTCGAAGATGATCGGTTTGTCGAAGCTTGGAAACAAGTTGAGGCATCTACGTTTGATGTCACGGCAGTAGGCTTGCAAAAGGACAAGGCCACCTATGCCGATGTCCTCCTGAATTACAAGACGTCGCTTAATAGCCGTCAGCTCAGCGAATTGAGTGCCGACATGACGACGACCAGCGTGAGAAACTTGCCTGGCGATCCTTCTCAATGGTCCTCCGTTTTTGCACGGCACGTCACCCCTCTCGGAAATGACGCTAACAGCCAAGTCAAACAAGCTGACGCGATTCTGGCCATTGCAGGCAAGGATAACGATCCCGGCGCGCAGAGCGTCCGGGAGGCGACGACGCAATTCAAGGCCAAGATTGACGCCTATCAGCAGTATTCTGATTTGACTCTTAAACCGACCGACCAGCCGGAAACTTCGGTTACGGTGGATCCAGACGCGTTAGACCGTTACAGAAATCTAACCGACCTCCTCTTGTCCGAAGATGCGCCTACACGCCACCAGTCGAGACTAGACCTCCGACAAGCGCTGCTCTCGGAACAGGAGAGTACGCGCGGCCGAATCGTTACGCTTCTCTCACACCAGCTCTCCCGGAAGACATATCGCTATCAGCTCGGGCTAGGTGTGGCTCTCGCCGGGCAGTCTCTTACGATGCCTGCAGAAGATGCGGCAATCTCCGCTAAGGAATTCGACCTGGCCCTTTCGGCTGCCAATAAAATTCCATATAGCAAGGGCAAGGAATTGGTCGAGAACCTCTCAGGGGCGAAAATCACAGTCTGCAAGAGCGCTCCGGCCGGGGAGAAGGCCTGCAAGTAG
- a CDS encoding DUF4147 domain-containing protein — MSHPVPDDAGLRAVQRIQDMAHVLREDDLVVALISCGGSALLPALFGGLTRASIFLLKLKMWLRNFIFRKDRTTTRCG, encoded by the coding sequence GTGTCTCATCCGGTTCCCGACGATGCGGGTCTGAGAGCCGTCCAGCGAATCCAGGACATGGCCCATGTGCTGCGCGAAGACGATCTTGTCGTCGCGTTGATCTCCTGCGGCGGCTCCGCTTTGCTTCCGGCCCTCTTCGGCGGGCTCACGCGGGCGTCCATCTTTTTGCTGAAATTGAAGATGTGGTTACGGAACTTCATCTTCCGCAAAGATCGTACTACTACAAGGTGTGGCTGA
- a CDS encoding CHAP domain-containing protein produces the protein MLRRQFNLGTASILATAAFLPGRALAQEQDELIGVMREWIAGNAEWISVESEPGKGSRILAPSDQRVIDAAKYLIGLPKDKAPVELAKIMMKDPTYGGVWEWPSENNMSPANPLIVAFFAATSTKPEGDVTPWCAAFMGWVLRRCNYPSSGSAASASYRDFDKFPVALGDQKHPAAADTVPEKTGDIIVFRDVGDTAHGHVAFFDGWADDEKTVAWCVGGNQHDQLSRQQFRLYAGPKRLVAIRRPTK, from the coding sequence GTGCTAAGAAGACAGTTCAACTTAGGGACCGCATCGATCCTCGCGACGGCGGCATTTCTGCCGGGCCGAGCGCTCGCGCAGGAGCAGGATGAACTCATCGGCGTAATGAGAGAGTGGATCGCTGGCAATGCGGAATGGATCTCCGTTGAAAGCGAGCCCGGAAAAGGATCTAGAATACTCGCGCCAAGCGATCAGCGTGTAATCGACGCGGCAAAATACCTCATCGGGCTCCCGAAGGATAAGGCTCCTGTCGAGCTTGCCAAGATAATGATGAAAGATCCCACATATGGCGGGGTATGGGAATGGCCGAGCGAGAATAATATGTCTCCGGCCAACCCGCTAATCGTGGCGTTCTTTGCCGCGACTAGCACAAAACCCGAGGGAGATGTCACGCCTTGGTGCGCGGCCTTCATGGGATGGGTCTTGCGCCGCTGCAATTATCCGAGCTCGGGCAGTGCGGCGTCGGCCTCATATCGAGACTTCGATAAATTCCCCGTTGCACTGGGAGATCAGAAACATCCGGCTGCGGCAGACACTGTGCCTGAAAAGACGGGAGATATTATCGTGTTTAGGGATGTGGGGGATACCGCCCATGGACATGTCGCATTCTTCGACGGCTGGGCAGATGATGAAAAGACGGTAGCCTGGTGCGTTGGCGGCAACCAACATGATCAGCTCTCGCGTCAGCAGTTCAGGCTCTACGCCGGCCCCAAACGGCTTGTCGCAATCCGGAGACCGACAAAATGA